The following DNA comes from Bradyrhizobium sp. SK17.
GCGCAGGCGCGCGGTATCGGACCCGGACTGGCTTTCGGTCTGGCCGCCGGCGCGCTCGCCGCGGGCGCCGCCGGGGCGGCGTATGGCGCTTATGGTCCGTACTACGGGTCGGGCTACTACCCGGGTTATTATGGTCCGCGTTATGGCTACTACGGTCCCGGACCCTACGCCTATTATCGCGGTCCGTACTATCGGCACTACTATTACCGGCACTATTGGTAACGACGACGACGAGCCCGGAGCGCATCGCTCCGGGCTTTCTCAATCGAGTGTCATGGTGTGATCATGCGCCACCGGGCACGCCATCAAGCGCTCTTGCGCTGAATTCCACTCCAGACATTGCCCAGCGTGCTGTCGTAATATTCCTGGCGATCACGCTCGAATCTCTGCTGCGTCGCTCTGAAGCTGGCAACGCGTGCGACGATCTCCTCGCGCTCGCGCGCGGCGCGGTCTTCCTGATCGGTCATTGCCCATCCTTCTCATCGTGGTCCTGTCCCGCGGCGCATTGACGTCAGCGAATCGGGCGTCAATGCGGAGCCGGCATTGCAGGATTGTGATGATGCTGAGGCGCTGAACCGGTGATGCGGCCTGTCCGCAGCAGTGGATTGTCGCTCAAGATGCCCCGGTCTCACCCGACGGCGCGTGATGGTTGAGCTCGCAATCGCTCTGGCCGTGCTATAATCGCAACGACCAACCGGATGATTTCCAGTGATTGCAAAAGACTCGATTGCAAAGGATTTGCGCAGCGGTGTCGAGCAACTCGGCGAGATGATTGCTGAGGCGTCGTCGATCGTGCCCTTCACCGGCGCGGGCATCTCCACCGAGTGCGGCATTCCCGACTTCCGCTCGCCGGGCGGGCTCTGGACCCGTAACCGACCGATCCCGTTCGATGAGTTCGTCGCCAGCCAGGAAGCGCGCGATGATTCCTGGCGGCGCCGCTTCGCGATGGAACCGACGTTCGCCGCCGCCAGGCCCGGTCGCGGCCATCGCGCGCTGGCTTCGCTCTACCGGGCAGGCAAGGTTCCTGGCATCATCACGCAGAACATCGACAATTTGCATCAGGCGTCGGGCTTCAAGGCCGATGACGTGATCGAACTGCACGGCAACACCACCTACGCGCGCTGCATCGGCTGCGGCAAGGACTACGACCTATCGTGGGTGAAGCGGGCCTTCGACCAGGCCGGCCGTGCGCCAGACTGCGCAGACTGCGGCGATCCGGTGAAGACCGCGACGATCTCGTTCGGGCAATCGATGCCCGAGGATGCAATGCGCCGCGCGGCGGAACTCACCAGGCATTGCGACTTGTTTCTGGCGATTGGATCGTCGCTCGTGGTGTGGCCGGCCGCGGGGTTTCCGATGATGGCGAAGGAGAGCGGCGCGCGGCTCGTGATCATCAACAACGAGCCGACCGATCAAGACGACGTCGCCGATCTCGTCATTCGCCACGACATCGGCGATACGCTTGGTCCTTTCGTAGGCAATTGATGCCCGATTGATTCGCGGCTGTGCAAGCCTGTTCATAGTTCCCGCAAGAATCGATTTTTAGCTATGCCCGGCAAGCGGGAGTGTTATCTTTTGGTTGAGAGATTCGCGCAGCGTCAAAATGAGCGACCACGGAGTTGGTCATGGAGAGCAGCGTGCAGAGGGTGCGCCGCAACGACGGCGATTTGCATTTGATGTGTGGGGTCCGGGGTCATGGGGTCGGACGGATTTGAGTCCAAGAAGCTCGGCGGACCGCCGATCGGCGGAGTTGGGCAAAGTAGAATTGCACAAGGCGAATACGGCGGCAGTGCGTCGCGCGATGCGGCGATGGATGCCTTCTCTGGCCTCGGTGACGCCGCAGCCAACCTCGTTGAAGTCTCCGGCGTCATCAAATGGTTCGACGCCTCGAAGGGATACGGCTTCATCGTCCCCGACAATGGCTGGCCCGACATCCTGCTGCATGTGACGGTGCTGCGGAGGGACGGCTTTCAGACCGCCTATGAGGGCGCACGCCTCGTCGTCGAATGTGTTCAGCGTGCCAAGGGCTATCAGGCCTTCCGCATCGTCTCGATGGACGAGTCGACGGCGATCCATCCGGCACAGATGCTGCCGCCGCGCACCCATGTCACGGTGACCGCGACCAGTGGGCTGGAGCGCGCGCAGGTCAAGTGGTTCAACCGGCTGCGCGGCTTCGGCTTCGTGACCTGCGGGGAGGGTACCCCCGACATCTTCGTGCATATGGAGACGCTGCGGCGCTTCGGCATGACCGAGCTGCGCCCTGGCCAATATGTGCTGGTGCGGTTCGGGCCGGGCTCCAAGGGCATGATGGCCGCCGAGATCCACCCCGAGACCGGTCCGTCGGCACTGTCATCGCACTGAGCATCATCCGGAAAAGCCCGAAGCAGTTGTCCCTCGCGACAAGTGCGGAATGCGTTTGCGCGGAGATCATGCTCAAACGAGACCTCCGGTCGCTCGCCCTGACGGAAACGTGAGCCGATGGCGAGCCCTCTGGCCTCTGGCATTTGCCGCAATCATCGGGTTAGGGTCCGCCGGAAAATCTTCTCCGGTGTGAGTATTTGTCGATGTATTTCGATCGTATTGTTGGCCGGCTGCGTCCGTGGCTGGTGGCCTCCCTCGTCATCATTGCCGGTACGCTGCTGGGCCCCGCGGCACAGGCCGCCAGCGTGCAGCCGCTCGAGATCGTCACCAAATCGGGCGTGCACGTGTTCTCGGTCGAAATGGCGACCACGGAGGAGGAGAAGGAGACCGGCCTGATGTACCGGAAGGAGCTCGCGGACGGCAAAGGCATGCTGTTCGACTTCTCGCCGGAGCAGGAAGTGTCGATGTGGATGAAGAACACCTACATCTCGCTCGACATGATCTTCATCCGCGCCGACGGGCGCATCCTGCGCATCGCGGAAAACACCGAGCCGATGTCGACCAGGATCATTCCGTCGCGGGGACTGGCCAAGGGCGTCCTCGAGGTGATCGCCGGGACCGCGCAGAAATACGGCATCCAGCCCGGCGACCGGGTCGCCCACCCGCTGTTCGGCAGCCGTTAGTGCCGATTTCGCCTCGGGAAGCCCCGCTCCGGCGCCTTGCTGGCGCTGGCTGAAGCGTGTATCCACGGGGCCTCTCGGAAATGTCGGGGTATAGCGCAGCCTGGTAGCGCGGCAGTTTTGGGTACTGCAGGTCGTTGGTTCGAATCCAGCTGCCCCGACCATCCCATCGCACGGTTTCAGACCTTGCCGTCGCACCTGCGCCGGTGGCGCGCGACTGCGCGCATCATGCGTCTGCCGGGGACTCGTCGCGATCCAGAATGTATCGCCAGACGCAACAACGCCGCCTGGACGGAGTATGTTCGTCCAGACGGCGCCGCCGAAATACTGGGCCCTGAAATCCCCAGTGACCATGAGTCGTCCTGACCGGGAATAGGTTCAACGCTGCGCTGGGCCGGAGCGGCTGCGCTCCGCAAATCTGTCCGATGAAAGAGGCCATCCGCGTTGCGGAATTCACGGGTGTGCGGGAACTTGTTCCGTTCAGGTTGCCTGCTAGTGTCCCGGCGCCAAATAGCGGCGGGGACAGAATGCGTGTTGGATCCGCGGGACGGCACGTGAGCACCGCCGAACGGATGCAGGCGTCATTTGCCGCGACTTCGGCTCCACGTGACTGCCGCTCGGTTCGCGCCGATCGGATAGGATCGGGACTGTTCAGACAGGGTTAGCGAAAGCACGATGAGCGCGGCAAAGAAGACATACCAGAATGCCATCAATGCGATGAATGGCGGGAGGCCGCTCGAGGCGATCGCGCTGTTCGACAGGGCCCTGGCGCTCAAGCCCGATCTGGCCGAGGCATGGCTCGGTCGTGGCAATGCATTCGCGGCGATGGGGCGGCATGACGAAGCGCTCGCCGCCTTCGACAAGGCGATCGCCTTGAAGCCGGACCTGGCCGGACCGTGGCTCGGTCATCTGCTGACCAACCTCGGGCGTTTCGACAAGGCCCTTGCTGCCTATGACAAGGCGTTGGTCGTGAAGCCTGACCTGGCCGAGGCGTGGCTTGGCCGCTGCCATTCATATGCGAAGCTCGGGCGTTACACCGAGGCGCTCGCCGCCTACGACAAGTCGGTCGCGCTTGAGCCTCGCGCGGCCGCACCGTGGCTCGGTCACCTCCTTGGCAGTGTGGGGCGGTTCGACGAGGCGCTTGCCGCTTACGACAAGACGCTCGCGGTCAAGCCCGATCTGATCGAGGCGTGGCTCGGTCGTGGCGACGTGCTGTTCAGGCTGGCGCGGCTCGACGACGCGCTGGTGGCTTTCGACAAGGTGCTGGCGCTCAAGCCCGACCTGCCGGAGGCATGGCTCGGCCGCGGCAATCTGCTCACCGAACTCAAGCGATACGACGAGGCCGGCGCCGCATACGACAAGGCGCTGGCGCTGAAGTCCAGCCTGGCCGAGGCG
Coding sequences within:
- a CDS encoding Sir2 family NAD-dependent protein deacetylase, which produces MIAEASSIVPFTGAGISTECGIPDFRSPGGLWTRNRPIPFDEFVASQEARDDSWRRRFAMEPTFAAARPGRGHRALASLYRAGKVPGIITQNIDNLHQASGFKADDVIELHGNTTYARCIGCGKDYDLSWVKRAFDQAGRAPDCADCGDPVKTATISFGQSMPEDAMRRAAELTRHCDLFLAIGSSLVVWPAAGFPMMAKESGARLVIINNEPTDQDDVADLVIRHDIGDTLGPFVGN
- a CDS encoding cold-shock protein, whose amino-acid sequence is MGSDGFESKKLGGPPIGGVGQSRIAQGEYGGSASRDAAMDAFSGLGDAAANLVEVSGVIKWFDASKGYGFIVPDNGWPDILLHVTVLRRDGFQTAYEGARLVVECVQRAKGYQAFRIVSMDESTAIHPAQMLPPRTHVTVTATSGLERAQVKWFNRLRGFGFVTCGEGTPDIFVHMETLRRFGMTELRPGQYVLVRFGPGSKGMMAAEIHPETGPSALSSH
- a CDS encoding DUF192 domain-containing protein, which gives rise to MYFDRIVGRLRPWLVASLVIIAGTLLGPAAQAASVQPLEIVTKSGVHVFSVEMATTEEEKETGLMYRKELADGKGMLFDFSPEQEVSMWMKNTYISLDMIFIRADGRILRIAENTEPMSTRIIPSRGLAKGVLEVIAGTAQKYGIQPGDRVAHPLFGSR